The following are encoded together in the Phaseolus vulgaris cultivar G19833 chromosome 9, P. vulgaris v2.0, whole genome shotgun sequence genome:
- the LOC137822216 gene encoding uncharacterized protein has product MDFSSSRILAQGVFVLLVLSSVAEGTEPRTILVGDSEGWRAGTNYTQWAIQNSPFHINDTLVFKYPPPGNSTVTQSVYLLPDLWSYITCEFRGAKVLGNASEGRDEGFKVALTELKSYYFASAEGNSYDCLAGLTKFTAVPSS; this is encoded by the exons ATGGATTTCAGTAGCAGTAGAATTTTGGCACAAGGTGTATTTGTCCTCCTTGTGCTTTCGAGCGTGGCTGAGGGGACAGAGCCCAGAACCATTTTGGTTGGAGACTCCGAAGGTTGGCGTGCGGGCACCAACTACACGCAATGGGCCATTCAAAATAGCCCCTTCCACATAAACGACACATTGG TGTTCAAGTATCCCCCACCAGGAAATTCGACGGTTACGCAGAGCGTGTACTTGCTCCCCGACTTGTGGAGCTACATAACGTGCGAATTCCGAGGAGCAAAGGTGTTGGGGAACGCAAGCGAAGGACGTGACGAGGGGTTTAAGGTTGCGCTGACTGAGTTGAAATCATATTACTTTGCCTCTGCAGAAGGCAACTCTTATGACTGCCTtgctggtctcaccaagttcaCCGCTGTTCCATCCTCTTAG